A stretch of Mastomys coucha isolate ucsf_1 unplaced genomic scaffold, UCSF_Mcou_1 pScaffold3, whole genome shotgun sequence DNA encodes these proteins:
- the Mdga1 gene encoding MAM domain-containing glycosylphosphatidylinositol anchor protein 1 isoform X2 — protein sequence MEVTCLLLLALIPFHCRGQGVYAPAQAQIVHAGQACVVKEDNISERVYTIRESDTLVLQCLVTGHPRPQVRWTKTAGSASDKFQETSVFNETLRIERIARTQGGRYYCKAENGVGVPAIKSIRVDVQYLDEPVLTVHQTVSDVRGNFYQEKTVFLRCTVSSNPPARFIWKRGSDTLSHSQDNGVDIYEPLYTQGETKVLKLKNLRPQDYASYTCQVSVRNVCGIPDKAIAFQLTNTTAPPALKLSVNETLVVNPGENVTVQCLLTGGDPLPQLHWSHGPGPLPLGALAQGGTLRIPSVQARDSGYYNCTATNNVGNPAKKTVNLLVRSLKNATFQITPDMIKESENIQLGQDLKLSCHVDAVPQEKVNYQWFKNGKPARTSKRLLVTRNDPELPAVTSSLELIDLHFSDYGTYLCMASFPGSPVPDLSVEVNISSETVPPTISVPKGRAVVTVREGSPAELQCEVRGKPRPPVLWSRVDKEAALLPSGLALEETPDGKLRLESVSRDMSGTYRCQTARYNGFNVRPREAQVQLTVHFPPEVEPTSQDVRQALGRPVLLRCSLLRGSPQRIASAVWRFKGQLLPPPPVLPAAATETSDHADLRLDALTRDSSGNYECSVSNDVGSATCLFQVSAKAYSPEFYFDTPNPTRSHKLSKNYSYVLQWTQREPDAVDPVLNYRLSVRQLNQHNALVKAIPVRRVEKGQLLEFILTDLRVPHSYEIRLTPYTTFGAGDMASRIIHYTEPINSPSLSDNTCHFEDEKICGYTQDLTDNFDWTRQNALTQNPKRSPNTGPPTDISGTPEGYYMFIETSRPRELGDRARLVSPLYNASAKFYCVSFFYHMYGKHIGSLNLLVRSRNKGALDTHAWSLSGNKGNVWQQAHVPINPSGPFQMMSH from the exons CTCCAGCCCAGGCCCAGATCGTGCATGCGGGGCAGGCCTGTGTGGTGAAGGAAGATAACATCAGCGAGAGGGTCTACACCATCCGGGAGAGCGACACCCTGGTGCTGCAGTGCCTGGTCACTGGACACCCTCGGCCCCAG GTGCGGTGGACCAAAACTGCCGGCAGCGCATCGGACAAGTTCCAGGAGACGTCGGTGTTCAACGAGACCCTGCGGATCGAGCGCATCGCCCGCACGCAGGGAGGCCGCTACTACTGCAAGGCGGAGAACGGAGTGGGCGTGCCGGCCATCAAGTCTATCCGCGTGGACGTGCAGT ATTTGGACGAGCCCGTCCTGACGGTGCATCAGACGGTGAGCGACGTCCGAGGCAATTTCTACCAGGAGAAGACCGTGTTTCTACGCTGTACCGTCAGCTCCAACCCTCCCGCCCGCTTTATCTGGAAGCGAGGCTCCGACACCCTGTCCCACAGCCAGGACAATGGGGTTGACATCTACGAGCCTCTCTATACTCAG GGTGAGACGAAGGTCTTGAAGCTGAAGAACCTGCGGCCCCAAGACTATGCCAGCTACACCTGCCAGGTGTCCGTGCGCAATGTGTGTGGGATCCCAGACAAGGCTATCGCGTTCCAGCTCACCAACACCACGG CACCTCCAGCCTTGAAGCTGTCTGTGAACGAAACTCTGGTGGTGAACCCTGGAGAGAACGTGACAGTGCAGTGTCTGCTGACGGGCGGCgatcccctcccccagctgcaCTGGTCCCACGGACCTGGCCCATTACCCCTGGGTGCTCTGGCTCAGGGTGGGACCCTCAGGATCCCTTCAGTTCAGGCTCGGGATTCCGGCTACTACAACTGCACAGCCACCAACAATGTAGGCAACCCAGCCAAGAAGACAGTCAACCTGCTGGTGCGAT CCTTGAAGAATGCCACATTCCAGATCACCCCTGACATGATCAAAGAAAGCGAGAACATTCAACTCGGTCAGGACCTGAAGCTATCGTGCCACGTGGACGCGGTGCCCCAGGAGAAGGTGAACTACCAGTGGTTTAAAAACGGCAAGCCGGCACGCACGTCCAAGCGGCTGCTGGTGACCCGAAATGACCCTGAGTTGCCCGCTGTCACCAGTAGCCTGGAGCTCATTGACCTGCACTTCAGTGACTACGGCACTTATCTATGCATGGCTTCCTTCCCGGGGTCACCTGTGCCTGACCTCAGCGTAGAGGTCAACATCTCCTCGGAGACAG TACCGCCCACCATCAGTGTGCCCAAGGGCCGCGCAGTGGTGACAGTGCGGGAGGGCTCTCCTGCTGAGCTCCAATGCGAAGTTCGTGGCAAGCCCCGGCCTCCAGTGTTGTGGTCTCGGGTGGACAAGGAGGCCGCCCTTCTGCCCTCGGGGCTGGCCCTGGAAGAGACTCCAGATGGGAAGCTGCGGCTGGAGAGTGTGAGCCGCGACATGAGCGGCACCTACCGCTGCCAGACGGCTCGCTACAATGGCTTCAACGTGCGACCCCGGGAGGCTCAGGTGCAGCTGACGGTGCACT TCCCTCCAGAGGTGGAGCCCACTTCCCAGGACGTGCGCCAGGCTCTGGGCCGGCCTGTGCTCCTGCGCTGCTCGCTCCTGCGTGGCAGTCCCCAGCGCATCGCCTCGGCTGTGTGGCGCTTCAAAGGACAGCTGCTGCCCCCGCCGCCTGTTCTCCCCGCCGCTGCTACGGAGACCTCCGATCATGCCGATCTGCGCCTGGACGCCCTGACCCGTGACAGCAGCGGCAACTACGAGTGCAGTGTCTCCAACGACGTGGGCTCAGCCACTTGCCTCTTCCAGGTCTCCG CCAAAGCCTACAGCCCGGAGTTTTACTTcgacacccccaaccccacccgcAGCCACAAGCTGTCCAAGAATTACTCCTATGTGCTACAGTGGACGCAGagggagccagatgctgtggACCCAGTCCTCAACTACAGGCTCAGCGTCCGACAG ttgaaccagcacaatGCCCTGGTCAAGGCCATCCCTGTTCGGCGTGTGGAGAAGGGACAGCTGCTGGAGTTCATCTTGACTGATCTCCGAGTGCCCCACAGCTACGAGATCCGCCTCACGCCCTACACCACCTTTGGGGCTGGCGACATGGCTTCCCGAATCATCCACTACACAGAGC CTATCAACTCGCCCAGCCTGTCAG ACAACACCTGTCACTTTGAGGATGAGAAAATCTGCGGCTACACCCAGGACCTGACAGACAACTTTGACTGGACTCGGCAGAACGCTCTTACCCAGAACCCCAAGCGCTCTCCCAATACTGGGCCCCCCACTGACATCAGTGGCACCCCTGAAG GCTATTACATGTTCATTGAGACATCCAGACCGCGGGAGCTGGGGGACCGTGCAAGGCTGGTGAGTCCCCTGTACAACGCCAGCGCCAAGTTCTACTGCGTCTCTTTCTTCTACCACATGTATGGGAAACACATCG GCTCCCTCAACCTTCTGGTGCGGTCCAGGAACAAAGGCGCTCTGGACACACATGCCTGGTCTCTCAGTGGCAATAAGGGTAACGTGTGGCAGCAGGCCCATGTTCCCATCAACCCCAGTGGGCCATTCCAG ATGATGTCACACTGA
- the Mdga1 gene encoding MAM domain-containing glycosylphosphatidylinositol anchor protein 1 isoform X3: protein MRKLRPREKRNVDLDEPVLTVHQTVSDVRGNFYQEKTVFLRCTVSSNPPARFIWKRGSDTLSHSQDNGVDIYEPLYTQGETKVLKLKNLRPQDYASYTCQVSVRNVCGIPDKAIAFQLTNTTAPPALKLSVNETLVVNPGENVTVQCLLTGGDPLPQLHWSHGPGPLPLGALAQGGTLRIPSVQARDSGYYNCTATNNVGNPAKKTVNLLVRSLKNATFQITPDMIKESENIQLGQDLKLSCHVDAVPQEKVNYQWFKNGKPARTSKRLLVTRNDPELPAVTSSLELIDLHFSDYGTYLCMASFPGSPVPDLSVEVNISSETVPPTISVPKGRAVVTVREGSPAELQCEVRGKPRPPVLWSRVDKEAALLPSGLALEETPDGKLRLESVSRDMSGTYRCQTARYNGFNVRPREAQVQLTVHFPPEVEPTSQDVRQALGRPVLLRCSLLRGSPQRIASAVWRFKGQLLPPPPVLPAAATETSDHADLRLDALTRDSSGNYECSVSNDVGSATCLFQVSAKAYSPEFYFDTPNPTRSHKLSKNYSYVLQWTQREPDAVDPVLNYRLSVRQLNQHNALVKAIPVRRVEKGQLLEFILTDLRVPHSYEIRLTPYTTFGAGDMASRIIHYTEPINSPSLSDNTCHFEDEKICGYTQDLTDNFDWTRQNALTQNPKRSPNTGPPTDISGTPEGYYMFIETSRPRELGDRARLVSPLYNASAKFYCVSFFYHMYGKHIGSLNLLVRSRNKGALDTHAWSLSGNKGNVWQQAHVPINPSGPFQIIFEGVRGSGYLGDIAIDDVTLKKGECPRRQMDPNKVVVMPGSGAPRLSSLQLWVSMAIFLLALQR from the exons atgagaaaactgaggcccagagagaaaaggaatgtaG ATTTGGACGAGCCCGTCCTGACGGTGCATCAGACGGTGAGCGACGTCCGAGGCAATTTCTACCAGGAGAAGACCGTGTTTCTACGCTGTACCGTCAGCTCCAACCCTCCCGCCCGCTTTATCTGGAAGCGAGGCTCCGACACCCTGTCCCACAGCCAGGACAATGGGGTTGACATCTACGAGCCTCTCTATACTCAG GGTGAGACGAAGGTCTTGAAGCTGAAGAACCTGCGGCCCCAAGACTATGCCAGCTACACCTGCCAGGTGTCCGTGCGCAATGTGTGTGGGATCCCAGACAAGGCTATCGCGTTCCAGCTCACCAACACCACGG CACCTCCAGCCTTGAAGCTGTCTGTGAACGAAACTCTGGTGGTGAACCCTGGAGAGAACGTGACAGTGCAGTGTCTGCTGACGGGCGGCgatcccctcccccagctgcaCTGGTCCCACGGACCTGGCCCATTACCCCTGGGTGCTCTGGCTCAGGGTGGGACCCTCAGGATCCCTTCAGTTCAGGCTCGGGATTCCGGCTACTACAACTGCACAGCCACCAACAATGTAGGCAACCCAGCCAAGAAGACAGTCAACCTGCTGGTGCGAT CCTTGAAGAATGCCACATTCCAGATCACCCCTGACATGATCAAAGAAAGCGAGAACATTCAACTCGGTCAGGACCTGAAGCTATCGTGCCACGTGGACGCGGTGCCCCAGGAGAAGGTGAACTACCAGTGGTTTAAAAACGGCAAGCCGGCACGCACGTCCAAGCGGCTGCTGGTGACCCGAAATGACCCTGAGTTGCCCGCTGTCACCAGTAGCCTGGAGCTCATTGACCTGCACTTCAGTGACTACGGCACTTATCTATGCATGGCTTCCTTCCCGGGGTCACCTGTGCCTGACCTCAGCGTAGAGGTCAACATCTCCTCGGAGACAG TACCGCCCACCATCAGTGTGCCCAAGGGCCGCGCAGTGGTGACAGTGCGGGAGGGCTCTCCTGCTGAGCTCCAATGCGAAGTTCGTGGCAAGCCCCGGCCTCCAGTGTTGTGGTCTCGGGTGGACAAGGAGGCCGCCCTTCTGCCCTCGGGGCTGGCCCTGGAAGAGACTCCAGATGGGAAGCTGCGGCTGGAGAGTGTGAGCCGCGACATGAGCGGCACCTACCGCTGCCAGACGGCTCGCTACAATGGCTTCAACGTGCGACCCCGGGAGGCTCAGGTGCAGCTGACGGTGCACT TCCCTCCAGAGGTGGAGCCCACTTCCCAGGACGTGCGCCAGGCTCTGGGCCGGCCTGTGCTCCTGCGCTGCTCGCTCCTGCGTGGCAGTCCCCAGCGCATCGCCTCGGCTGTGTGGCGCTTCAAAGGACAGCTGCTGCCCCCGCCGCCTGTTCTCCCCGCCGCTGCTACGGAGACCTCCGATCATGCCGATCTGCGCCTGGACGCCCTGACCCGTGACAGCAGCGGCAACTACGAGTGCAGTGTCTCCAACGACGTGGGCTCAGCCACTTGCCTCTTCCAGGTCTCCG CCAAAGCCTACAGCCCGGAGTTTTACTTcgacacccccaaccccacccgcAGCCACAAGCTGTCCAAGAATTACTCCTATGTGCTACAGTGGACGCAGagggagccagatgctgtggACCCAGTCCTCAACTACAGGCTCAGCGTCCGACAG ttgaaccagcacaatGCCCTGGTCAAGGCCATCCCTGTTCGGCGTGTGGAGAAGGGACAGCTGCTGGAGTTCATCTTGACTGATCTCCGAGTGCCCCACAGCTACGAGATCCGCCTCACGCCCTACACCACCTTTGGGGCTGGCGACATGGCTTCCCGAATCATCCACTACACAGAGC CTATCAACTCGCCCAGCCTGTCAG ACAACACCTGTCACTTTGAGGATGAGAAAATCTGCGGCTACACCCAGGACCTGACAGACAACTTTGACTGGACTCGGCAGAACGCTCTTACCCAGAACCCCAAGCGCTCTCCCAATACTGGGCCCCCCACTGACATCAGTGGCACCCCTGAAG GCTATTACATGTTCATTGAGACATCCAGACCGCGGGAGCTGGGGGACCGTGCAAGGCTGGTGAGTCCCCTGTACAACGCCAGCGCCAAGTTCTACTGCGTCTCTTTCTTCTACCACATGTATGGGAAACACATCG GCTCCCTCAACCTTCTGGTGCGGTCCAGGAACAAAGGCGCTCTGGACACACATGCCTGGTCTCTCAGTGGCAATAAGGGTAACGTGTGGCAGCAGGCCCATGTTCCCATCAACCCCAGTGGGCCATTCCAG ATTATTTTTGAGGGGGTTCGAGGCTCGGGCTACCTGGGGGATATTGCCATAGATGATGTCACACTGAAGAAGGGAGAGTGTCCCCGGAGGCAGATGGATCCCAACAAAG TGGTGGTGATGCCAGGCAGCGGAGCCCCCCGCCTGTCCAGCCTGCAGCTTTGGGTCTCCATGGCCATCTTCCTCTTGGCGTTGCAGAGATGA
- the Mdga1 gene encoding MAM domain-containing glycosylphosphatidylinositol anchor protein 1 isoform X1, with translation MEVTCLLLLALIPFHCRGQGVYAPAQAQIVHAGQACVVKEDNISERVYTIRESDTLVLQCLVTGHPRPQVRWTKTAGSASDKFQETSVFNETLRIERIARTQGGRYYCKAENGVGVPAIKSIRVDVQYLDEPVLTVHQTVSDVRGNFYQEKTVFLRCTVSSNPPARFIWKRGSDTLSHSQDNGVDIYEPLYTQGETKVLKLKNLRPQDYASYTCQVSVRNVCGIPDKAIAFQLTNTTAPPALKLSVNETLVVNPGENVTVQCLLTGGDPLPQLHWSHGPGPLPLGALAQGGTLRIPSVQARDSGYYNCTATNNVGNPAKKTVNLLVRSLKNATFQITPDMIKESENIQLGQDLKLSCHVDAVPQEKVNYQWFKNGKPARTSKRLLVTRNDPELPAVTSSLELIDLHFSDYGTYLCMASFPGSPVPDLSVEVNISSETVPPTISVPKGRAVVTVREGSPAELQCEVRGKPRPPVLWSRVDKEAALLPSGLALEETPDGKLRLESVSRDMSGTYRCQTARYNGFNVRPREAQVQLTVHFPPEVEPTSQDVRQALGRPVLLRCSLLRGSPQRIASAVWRFKGQLLPPPPVLPAAATETSDHADLRLDALTRDSSGNYECSVSNDVGSATCLFQVSAKAYSPEFYFDTPNPTRSHKLSKNYSYVLQWTQREPDAVDPVLNYRLSVRQLNQHNALVKAIPVRRVEKGQLLEFILTDLRVPHSYEIRLTPYTTFGAGDMASRIIHYTEPINSPSLSDNTCHFEDEKICGYTQDLTDNFDWTRQNALTQNPKRSPNTGPPTDISGTPEGYYMFIETSRPRELGDRARLVSPLYNASAKFYCVSFFYHMYGKHIGSLNLLVRSRNKGALDTHAWSLSGNKGNVWQQAHVPINPSGPFQIIFEGVRGSGYLGDIAIDDVTLKKGECPRRQMDPNKVVVMPGSGAPRLSSLQLWVSMAIFLLALQR, from the exons CTCCAGCCCAGGCCCAGATCGTGCATGCGGGGCAGGCCTGTGTGGTGAAGGAAGATAACATCAGCGAGAGGGTCTACACCATCCGGGAGAGCGACACCCTGGTGCTGCAGTGCCTGGTCACTGGACACCCTCGGCCCCAG GTGCGGTGGACCAAAACTGCCGGCAGCGCATCGGACAAGTTCCAGGAGACGTCGGTGTTCAACGAGACCCTGCGGATCGAGCGCATCGCCCGCACGCAGGGAGGCCGCTACTACTGCAAGGCGGAGAACGGAGTGGGCGTGCCGGCCATCAAGTCTATCCGCGTGGACGTGCAGT ATTTGGACGAGCCCGTCCTGACGGTGCATCAGACGGTGAGCGACGTCCGAGGCAATTTCTACCAGGAGAAGACCGTGTTTCTACGCTGTACCGTCAGCTCCAACCCTCCCGCCCGCTTTATCTGGAAGCGAGGCTCCGACACCCTGTCCCACAGCCAGGACAATGGGGTTGACATCTACGAGCCTCTCTATACTCAG GGTGAGACGAAGGTCTTGAAGCTGAAGAACCTGCGGCCCCAAGACTATGCCAGCTACACCTGCCAGGTGTCCGTGCGCAATGTGTGTGGGATCCCAGACAAGGCTATCGCGTTCCAGCTCACCAACACCACGG CACCTCCAGCCTTGAAGCTGTCTGTGAACGAAACTCTGGTGGTGAACCCTGGAGAGAACGTGACAGTGCAGTGTCTGCTGACGGGCGGCgatcccctcccccagctgcaCTGGTCCCACGGACCTGGCCCATTACCCCTGGGTGCTCTGGCTCAGGGTGGGACCCTCAGGATCCCTTCAGTTCAGGCTCGGGATTCCGGCTACTACAACTGCACAGCCACCAACAATGTAGGCAACCCAGCCAAGAAGACAGTCAACCTGCTGGTGCGAT CCTTGAAGAATGCCACATTCCAGATCACCCCTGACATGATCAAAGAAAGCGAGAACATTCAACTCGGTCAGGACCTGAAGCTATCGTGCCACGTGGACGCGGTGCCCCAGGAGAAGGTGAACTACCAGTGGTTTAAAAACGGCAAGCCGGCACGCACGTCCAAGCGGCTGCTGGTGACCCGAAATGACCCTGAGTTGCCCGCTGTCACCAGTAGCCTGGAGCTCATTGACCTGCACTTCAGTGACTACGGCACTTATCTATGCATGGCTTCCTTCCCGGGGTCACCTGTGCCTGACCTCAGCGTAGAGGTCAACATCTCCTCGGAGACAG TACCGCCCACCATCAGTGTGCCCAAGGGCCGCGCAGTGGTGACAGTGCGGGAGGGCTCTCCTGCTGAGCTCCAATGCGAAGTTCGTGGCAAGCCCCGGCCTCCAGTGTTGTGGTCTCGGGTGGACAAGGAGGCCGCCCTTCTGCCCTCGGGGCTGGCCCTGGAAGAGACTCCAGATGGGAAGCTGCGGCTGGAGAGTGTGAGCCGCGACATGAGCGGCACCTACCGCTGCCAGACGGCTCGCTACAATGGCTTCAACGTGCGACCCCGGGAGGCTCAGGTGCAGCTGACGGTGCACT TCCCTCCAGAGGTGGAGCCCACTTCCCAGGACGTGCGCCAGGCTCTGGGCCGGCCTGTGCTCCTGCGCTGCTCGCTCCTGCGTGGCAGTCCCCAGCGCATCGCCTCGGCTGTGTGGCGCTTCAAAGGACAGCTGCTGCCCCCGCCGCCTGTTCTCCCCGCCGCTGCTACGGAGACCTCCGATCATGCCGATCTGCGCCTGGACGCCCTGACCCGTGACAGCAGCGGCAACTACGAGTGCAGTGTCTCCAACGACGTGGGCTCAGCCACTTGCCTCTTCCAGGTCTCCG CCAAAGCCTACAGCCCGGAGTTTTACTTcgacacccccaaccccacccgcAGCCACAAGCTGTCCAAGAATTACTCCTATGTGCTACAGTGGACGCAGagggagccagatgctgtggACCCAGTCCTCAACTACAGGCTCAGCGTCCGACAG ttgaaccagcacaatGCCCTGGTCAAGGCCATCCCTGTTCGGCGTGTGGAGAAGGGACAGCTGCTGGAGTTCATCTTGACTGATCTCCGAGTGCCCCACAGCTACGAGATCCGCCTCACGCCCTACACCACCTTTGGGGCTGGCGACATGGCTTCCCGAATCATCCACTACACAGAGC CTATCAACTCGCCCAGCCTGTCAG ACAACACCTGTCACTTTGAGGATGAGAAAATCTGCGGCTACACCCAGGACCTGACAGACAACTTTGACTGGACTCGGCAGAACGCTCTTACCCAGAACCCCAAGCGCTCTCCCAATACTGGGCCCCCCACTGACATCAGTGGCACCCCTGAAG GCTATTACATGTTCATTGAGACATCCAGACCGCGGGAGCTGGGGGACCGTGCAAGGCTGGTGAGTCCCCTGTACAACGCCAGCGCCAAGTTCTACTGCGTCTCTTTCTTCTACCACATGTATGGGAAACACATCG GCTCCCTCAACCTTCTGGTGCGGTCCAGGAACAAAGGCGCTCTGGACACACATGCCTGGTCTCTCAGTGGCAATAAGGGTAACGTGTGGCAGCAGGCCCATGTTCCCATCAACCCCAGTGGGCCATTCCAG ATTATTTTTGAGGGGGTTCGAGGCTCGGGCTACCTGGGGGATATTGCCATAGATGATGTCACACTGAAGAAGGGAGAGTGTCCCCGGAGGCAGATGGATCCCAACAAAG TGGTGGTGATGCCAGGCAGCGGAGCCCCCCGCCTGTCCAGCCTGCAGCTTTGGGTCTCCATGGCCATCTTCCTCTTGGCGTTGCAGAGATGA